The stretch of DNA CGAATACCTTATCCTCGGCGTTCTCCCGGATGGCGCAAGTATTAAGAAGTATGATATCCGCCTGATTCCGGTCCTCGGTGCTCCGGTAGCCCATTTGCTCCAGCAGGCCTTTCATCGTCTCGGTGTCATGCTCGTTCATTTGGCAGCCGTAGGTCGTGATGGAATACAATTTGCCTTCGCCAAAAGCTCTCATATCCTCGGGAATGGCAAAATCGTAATGGACCTCTATTTCTTCCTTGCCGCGCCGCTTGCCTTCCTTATAGTCAGGCTGGCTGTTCACTTGAATTGTTCTTCCCTTGATGCGGTATGTGGTCTTGCCTTCTTTCTCGCTGATCACTTTGGCCCCGCTAAAATCGAAGTATTTGGAGTAATCCTTGGCACCCTTGCCGGATTTTAAGTCCGGTGAGTTGTTCTCCTTGTTCATGCTGTCACATCCTCTATTCGAAAACGATGAATTTTGGTTTCGCTTGCAATTTAAAATTATAACATAGTGCCGCGGAATATATCCATATGCTCAAATTTTAGACATTAAGGGGCCGGGAAGTTCCTGATTATTTGACCAATTCCGTAAATGTTGCAGAAACCGCCTCGGCCAGTCTGCCGGGAGGGAGTTCCATCTGCATGCCTATTTTTCCGGCGCTCACCGCTATTTTTTCCAGAGTTTCCGCGCTCCGGTCGATGAATGTGGGGTAATGTTTTTTCATGCCGACCGGTGAACAGCCGCCCCGGATATATCCGGTCCATTTTTGCAGATCCTTCACGGGCAGCATTTCAATCTTCTTCTCTCCAGCGGCCTTGGCCGCTTTTTTCAGATCCAGCTCTTCCGCAACCGGGATGACAAAGACATACAGATTGTTGCCGCTGTGCGAGACCAGTGTCTTAAAAACGCTCTCCGTCGGTCTTCCGACCTTCTCCGCAACGGCCGTTCCGTGGATTTGACCATCCTCATTGTCATAGGCAAGAATTTCATAGGGTATTTTGTGGGCATCCAATATTCTGAGTGCATTCGTTTTGCCAACCTGCATAACTGCTTATTGACCTCCGTTCGCCATAATCTCATATTTTCATTATACTTTTTAGTATAGGGAATTCCCAGACCCTGGGAAGGATTGAACTTCGGCAAAATTGACATTCGCACCGATTTATAAGGCAGTTTATTAACACGTGTCTAACGATCCGGATGTATACTAAAGCCAGATAGCAGTTGAAAGGAGCGAGACCCTTGCCCAACTTATGGATGCATATCGAATACGGACGGCAGCTCAAAAATGATTTGCAATCATTCTTCCCCTTCGGGGGCGGTTCATCCGAGCATGCTCTCCTCTACCAACTGGGCTGCCAGGGTCCTGATTTACTGTATTACCACAGCTTTCTTCCCTGGAGCCGTGATATTGGCGCGGCCCGATTAGGTGACCTGATGCACAGCCAAAGCTGCGGCGGAGTATTGATGGCGTTTTGGGATAAGGTCCTTCTGCTTCCGCTTCAGGAACGGGAACAGGCGGCGGCTTATTTTGCCGGTTTCCTGACCCATCATTTGCTGGACCGCAACCTCCACCCCTACATTAATTGGAAATCAGGTTACAAGCACAGGGATCATCAAAGGTTCGAGGTGGCTTTGGATACGGTATTCATCAAATATCTGAACGGCCGGAACACATGGAACATCCCCGGGTGGAAAGAGATCGATGCCGGACCGTCTCTCCCCGCAAGCATTGTAGGTATTTTGCATGAAACGGCGTGTGCATTTTATCCCGAAATGGCGAATTTCCCGAAACTAGGCTGGCAGGAGGCCTACCGTGATATGGTTAAAGCGCAGAGATTCCTCTTCGACCCGCACGGCTGGAAGAAAAAAATGATCTACGGACCGAACTCCGCTCTGTTCTACCGCAAGCTTTCAGTGGCCGAGGAAAAGCTGGATTACCTGAATGAGCGAAATGCCCCATGGAGGCATTCGGCGCTGTGTTCGGAGCTCAGAGCGGACAGTGTGCCGCAGCTGTGGGAGCAGACGCTTGTGGAGGGACAAATGGTTATGAAGGCCCTGTCGGCTTGGATGCTGGCGGATTCCCGCAAAGAAGCGGAAGTCATGCGCGAGCAGTTCCGGCTGATTCTCGGCGACCGCTCCTACGACACGGGCAAAGATTGCGGTTCCAATCTGGTCAACCAGTATGCTGAGCCAATCTGGGAGACGGCTACCGGAAGCTGATGGGAGAAGATGGCGGCGGTGAATATATGTTCAGATACAATAAACCGCGAAGCGGCGGTCCGGTGAGGACAGAGCTTCGCGGTTTTTATTAGCAGGAGACTCTTTGCACACATCGTTAGGCTAGGTTAGGTAACAAGCCCTTCCGTTCCATCGGATACCGGCTCTCCGTTATCTGTAGATCTGCCCCGCCAACTGTCGCTCTTCCCGCGCTCCACATCCACCTTCAGCAAAATCACGATACCTAGTCCGAAGAACAGCAGCAGAGAGAGTATCCCCATCCGGGAACTGCCGGTAAGCTGGCCGACCAGACCGAAGGCGAAGGGTCCGAAAATAGAAGAAAATTTGCTTGTAATGTTGACAAAGCCGAACAGCTCGCCCGTACGTCCCATGGGCATCAAATCGCTCAGCATTGATCGTGAAATGGATTGGCTTCCTCCTTGGACAAGACCGACCATGACCGCAAGTACGTAAAAATGCGAGGTTTGGGTCATCCAGTAGCCGAGTGCCACGATGAGCACATACATGAACAGCGAAGCCAACAGCGTACGTTTCGCGCCGAACCGTACCGCCGCTTTTCCGAGCAGAAGGGTGCTGGGGAAGCCGACAAACTGCGTAATGAGAAG from Paenibacillus sophorae encodes:
- the ybaK gene encoding Cys-tRNA(Pro) deacylase; amino-acid sequence: MQVGKTNALRILDAHKIPYEILAYDNEDGQIHGTAVAEKVGRPTESVFKTLVSHSGNNLYVFVIPVAEELDLKKAAKAAGEKKIEMLPVKDLQKWTGYIRGGCSPVGMKKHYPTFIDRSAETLEKIAVSAGKIGMQMELPPGRLAEAVSATFTELVK
- a CDS encoding zinc dependent phospholipase C family protein, whose amino-acid sequence is MPNLWMHIEYGRQLKNDLQSFFPFGGGSSEHALLYQLGCQGPDLLYYHSFLPWSRDIGAARLGDLMHSQSCGGVLMAFWDKVLLLPLQEREQAAAYFAGFLTHHLLDRNLHPYINWKSGYKHRDHQRFEVALDTVFIKYLNGRNTWNIPGWKEIDAGPSLPASIVGILHETACAFYPEMANFPKLGWQEAYRDMVKAQRFLFDPHGWKKKMIYGPNSALFYRKLSVAEEKLDYLNERNAPWRHSALCSELRADSVPQLWEQTLVEGQMVMKALSAWMLADSRKEAEVMREQFRLILGDRSYDTGKDCGSNLVNQYAEPIWETATGS